From Flavobacterium sp. 102, a single genomic window includes:
- the aspS gene encoding aspartate--tRNA ligase — protein sequence MYRSHNCGELNATHINKEVTLAGWVQKSRDKGFMIWVDLRDRYGITQLIFDEQRTDKAVFEKAKSLGREFVIQVKGTVIERESKNPNMTTGDIEILVSELTLLNASILPPFTIEDETDGGEDIRMKYRYLDIRRNPVKNSLLFRHKVAMEVRKYLSNLDFCEVETPYLIKSTPEGARDFVVPSRMNEGQFYALPQSPQTFKQLLMVGGMDKYFQIVKCFRDEDLRADRQPEFTQIDCEMAFVEQEDILNVFEGLTRHLLKEIKGIDIAEFPRITYDYAIKTYGNDKPDIRFEMKFGELNAVAQHKDFPVFNSAELVVGIAAPGCASYTRKEIDALIDWVKRPQVGASGMVYVKCEEDGTFKSSVDKFYDQDDLKKWAEATNAKAGDLILILSGNANKTRTQLSALRMEVATRLGLRKPEEFAPLWVVDFPLLEWDEENERYHAMHHPFTSPKPEDMKLIETEPGKVRANAYDMVLNGNEIGGGSIRIHDKDLQSRMFSLLGFTPEQAQDQFGFLMNAFQFGAPPHGGLAFGLDRLVAILGGQETIRDFIAFPKNNSGRDVMIDAPSTIDDAQLKELYIKLDLSQ from the coding sequence ATGTACAGAAGTCATAATTGTGGCGAACTAAACGCTACTCATATTAATAAAGAAGTTACACTTGCCGGTTGGGTTCAAAAATCACGTGATAAAGGGTTTATGATTTGGGTTGATTTGCGCGACCGTTATGGTATTACGCAATTAATCTTTGACGAACAAAGAACTGACAAAGCCGTTTTTGAAAAGGCCAAATCGCTTGGAAGAGAATTTGTAATTCAGGTAAAAGGAACCGTAATTGAGCGTGAATCCAAAAACCCGAACATGACCACAGGTGATATCGAGATTTTAGTTTCCGAATTGACTTTATTAAATGCTTCTATCCTTCCGCCATTTACCATTGAAGATGAAACTGATGGTGGTGAGGATATCAGAATGAAATACCGTTACTTGGATATCAGAAGAAATCCGGTAAAAAACTCGTTGCTTTTCCGTCACAAAGTGGCGATGGAAGTGCGTAAATATTTATCCAATTTGGATTTCTGTGAAGTAGAAACACCTTATTTAATCAAATCTACTCCGGAAGGCGCCAGAGATTTTGTGGTACCAAGCCGAATGAACGAAGGACAGTTTTACGCCTTACCACAATCACCGCAAACCTTCAAACAATTGTTGATGGTTGGCGGCATGGACAAGTATTTCCAAATCGTGAAATGTTTCCGTGATGAAGATTTGCGTGCCGACAGACAACCGGAATTCACTCAAATCGATTGCGAAATGGCATTTGTTGAACAAGAAGATATTCTAAATGTTTTCGAAGGCTTAACGCGTCATCTATTAAAAGAGATTAAAGGAATAGACATCGCAGAATTCCCAAGAATAACCTACGATTACGCCATAAAAACCTATGGTAACGACAAACCGGATATTCGTTTCGAAATGAAATTCGGAGAACTAAACGCCGTTGCCCAACACAAAGATTTCCCTGTCTTCAATTCGGCCGAATTGGTAGTCGGCATTGCAGCACCAGGTTGTGCATCTTATACTCGTAAAGAAATTGATGCTTTGATTGACTGGGTGAAACGCCCGCAAGTTGGTGCGTCCGGAATGGTTTACGTCAAATGTGAAGAAGACGGAACATTTAAATCTTCGGTAGATAAATTCTACGACCAAGATGATTTGAAAAAATGGGCGGAAGCGACCAATGCAAAAGCAGGTGACTTGATTTTAATACTTTCGGGTAACGCTAATAAAACAAGAACGCAACTTTCTGCTTTGCGTATGGAAGTAGCCACTCGTTTAGGTTTGAGAAAACCGGAAGAATTTGCGCCATTATGGGTTGTAGATTTTCCTTTATTAGAATGGGACGAAGAAAACGAGAGATATCACGCGATGCACCATCCTTTCACGTCACCAAAACCGGAAGACATGAAATTAATTGAAACTGAACCGGGAAAAGTTCGTGCCAATGCTTATGATATGGTATTAAACGGAAATGAAATCGGTGGTGGTTCCATTCGTATTCACGATAAAGATTTACAAAGCAGAATGTTTAGCCTTTTAGGTTTTACACCTGAGCAAGCCCAAGACCAATTTGGATTCTTGATGAATGCTTTCCAATTTGGTGCGCCACCGCATGGTGGTTTAGCTTTTGGATTGGACAGATTAGTAGCAATACTTGGCGGACAAGAAACGATTCGCGATTTTATTGCTTTCCCAAAAAACAATTCGGGACGTGATGTTATGATTGATGCACCATCTACAATTGATGATGCTCAATTAAAAGAATTATACATAAAATTAGACTTATCGCAATAA
- a CDS encoding TlpA disulfide reductase family protein, with protein sequence MKKIVSFIFTVLVSSVAIAQENMTFQAEIANKNGNTLFINSGRETIQKIEADAKGNFKATFPIKEGLYQLFDGAEYANLYLKNGYNLKMTMDATKFDETIAFSGNGAAENNFLAKRTLQENDIDFQTMLELDAEGFKKATEELKATQIASLEASKIDANLVDMLKKGTEANVGQLQQYYTMTLAKKKMNNVAAPNFDYENHKGGKTTLESLKGKYVYVDLWATWCGPCRAEIPSLKKMETDFHGKNIEFVSVSVDAEKDHEKWKTFVTEKELGGIQLYAGKAELSDFIKAFEVNSIPRFILIDPKGVVVDADAKRPSDPRLQEQLNKLLN encoded by the coding sequence ATGAAGAAAATAGTTAGCTTTATTTTTACTGTCTTAGTTTCTAGTGTGGCCATAGCGCAGGAAAACATGACTTTTCAAGCTGAAATAGCCAATAAAAACGGGAACACACTTTTTATCAATAGCGGAAGAGAAACGATTCAAAAAATTGAGGCAGATGCAAAAGGAAATTTTAAAGCCACTTTTCCTATCAAAGAAGGATTGTATCAGTTGTTCGATGGTGCTGAATATGCCAATTTGTATTTGAAAAACGGTTATAATTTAAAAATGACCATGGACGCAACAAAGTTTGATGAGACTATTGCGTTCTCGGGAAATGGTGCTGCGGAGAATAATTTTTTGGCCAAACGAACTTTACAAGAGAACGACATTGATTTTCAAACAATGTTAGAGTTAGATGCTGAAGGTTTCAAGAAAGCCACAGAAGAACTCAAAGCGACACAAATCGCAAGTTTAGAAGCATCCAAAATAGACGCGAATTTAGTTGACATGTTAAAGAAAGGCACGGAAGCCAATGTTGGTCAACTGCAACAATATTACACCATGACGCTAGCCAAGAAAAAAATGAATAATGTGGCAGCGCCTAATTTTGATTATGAAAACCACAAAGGAGGAAAAACCACTTTGGAAAGTTTGAAAGGGAAATATGTATATGTAGATTTATGGGCCACTTGGTGTGGACCTTGCCGTGCGGAGATTCCGTCATTGAAAAAAATGGAAACAGATTTTCATGGAAAAAATATAGAGTTTGTGAGTGTTTCAGTTGATGCTGAAAAAGACCATGAGAAATGGAAAACCTTTGTAACTGAAAAAGAGTTAGGCGGAATTCAATTGTACGCCGGAAAAGCAGAACTTTCTGATTTTATCAAAGCTTTTGAAGTGAATTCGATTCCGAGATTCATATTGATTGATCCTAAAGGTGTTGTTGTTGACGCTGATGCTAAAAGACCTTCTGATCCAAGACTACAGGAGCAATTGAATAAATTATTGAACTAA
- a CDS encoding toxin-antitoxin system YwqK family antitoxin — MKKILILGALLISGFTFAQTAKPFLEQEGDLVKATYFYENGKVQQQGYFKDGKITGQWVAYDENGNKKSIGEYTNGEKTGKWFFWNNKSLSEVDYADSRVASVKSWKQEAIVNK; from the coding sequence ATGAAAAAGATATTGATTTTAGGAGCATTGCTTATCTCAGGATTCACTTTTGCTCAAACTGCAAAGCCGTTTTTAGAGCAAGAAGGAGATTTAGTTAAAGCTACTTATTTCTATGAGAATGGTAAAGTGCAACAACAAGGTTATTTCAAAGACGGAAAGATTACCGGACAATGGGTTGCTTATGATGAAAACGGTAACAAAAAATCAATTGGCGAATATACCAACGGAGAGAAAACCGGAAAATGGTTTTTTTGGAACAACAAATCATTAAGCGAAGTAGATTATGCTGACAGCCGTGTGGCTTCAGTGAAATCTTGGAAACAAGAAGCGATTGTTAATAAATAA
- a CDS encoding efflux RND transporter permease subunit, giving the protein MSHQNKEFGISSWAVDNRVTVYIFTLLIVVTGLIAYVTMPREDFPEIIENKIYVSSVFPGNSAEDVEKLIVKPLEKEFKNISGIEKITASSFQDYGMIIVEFGDKVGLEEAKTKIKDKVDVVKADTDWPNLDNGSKVEPSVFELNISEEVPILNINLKGNYTTQQLKKYGEKLQDDIEEIAEVKKVDILGVDDKEVEIAVDIFKMTAAQVSFDDIQNAVKYENMTLSGGNLTSQGSRNNIRIVGEIKDPKELENVIVKSFGGSVYLKDIAKVSFKEKEKTTYAREKGKEVVMLNVKKRSGQNMISAIEQVKERIELAKENYLPKDLKIDLTNDQSSRVEHQVDELSNHIIFGIVLVMIVLMFTMGLRNSLFVGAAIPLSMLMAFTILSAFGMTLNTMVLFGLVMGLGMLVDDGIVVVDNVFANMKKGMPRVQASKIGIGEIAWPVISSTATTLMAFLPFALWPGTMGKFMIYFPLTLSVTLGASLFVAMIVNAAMTGGSMDIEDRNVTNKSAKTYSIIFGILAVIFVILGNVYDSKLGRGIGHLALISLGLMWLYKLKLYQWTQDFQHNFFPRMEEKYKRFLAKILTGRNAWIALGSIIGMLFLSFILLGVFPRKVLFFPDNIPNQAIVYIEYPQGTDIEKTNKATLFVEKQVINILSKYVDEKNPNENFLAESIVSQVGVGAGNPNVDAGSASETPFKGKVTVNFSEFKFRQGINTSDVLEEIRGKVKGIAGAIVTVEKDANGPPAGYPISVQLTGSDYDEMIAQADKMIAYINSKNIPGIEKLSVDVNKQSPELEVSVDRVNAGSAGVTTGQLGFNLRRSLYGQEISTYKEGDDDYNIVVRLQEDQRKNENILFNQSLTFRNQNNGQIVQVPISAVSETEKTYTYNQIKRKGYKRIMTIYSNVLTGYNADEITKQIETELKGYELPKGITYSFSGVQEEQGKNQSFLMYALFLAMAGITIIIVLQFNSVSKTIVILFTVLLSFSGVFYGYVIANMDFVILMTMMGIISLAGIVVKNGIVLMDFFVLLLDKKVADKALESHDDLSLEEIKEIIIESGKNRLRPVLLTALTAILGLIPLAIGLNFDFFGLITDLNPHLYMGGDNVIFWGPLAWTIIFGLTYATVLTLIMVPVMFYLVKRTKYWLRGRRERRKAIEA; this is encoded by the coding sequence ATGTCACATCAAAATAAAGAATTCGGCATTTCGAGTTGGGCAGTAGACAACAGAGTCACTGTTTACATCTTCACTCTTTTGATTGTTGTTACCGGTTTGATCGCCTACGTAACGATGCCGCGTGAAGATTTCCCTGAAATCATCGAAAATAAAATATACGTTTCTTCTGTCTTCCCGGGGAATTCTGCAGAAGACGTTGAAAAATTAATTGTCAAGCCACTGGAGAAAGAATTCAAAAACATCAGTGGAATTGAAAAAATAACCGCCAGTTCGTTCCAAGATTACGGAATGATTATCGTTGAATTTGGTGATAAAGTTGGTTTGGAAGAAGCCAAAACCAAGATTAAAGACAAAGTCGATGTCGTAAAAGCTGATACCGATTGGCCGAACTTGGACAACGGAAGTAAAGTAGAGCCAAGTGTTTTCGAATTGAACATTTCAGAAGAAGTGCCGATTTTGAACATCAACTTAAAAGGAAATTACACCACACAACAACTTAAAAAATACGGCGAAAAACTTCAAGATGATATTGAAGAAATTGCCGAAGTGAAGAAAGTTGATATTCTTGGGGTTGATGACAAAGAAGTTGAAATCGCTGTTGACATTTTCAAAATGACTGCTGCTCAGGTTTCGTTTGACGACATTCAAAACGCGGTAAAATACGAAAACATGACGCTTTCGGGTGGAAATTTAACTTCGCAAGGCTCTCGAAATAACATCAGAATCGTAGGAGAAATCAAAGACCCGAAAGAATTAGAAAATGTAATCGTGAAATCTTTTGGCGGAAGCGTTTATCTTAAAGACATCGCTAAGGTAAGTTTTAAAGAAAAAGAAAAAACAACTTACGCTCGTGAAAAAGGAAAAGAAGTAGTGATGTTGAACGTCAAAAAACGTTCGGGTCAAAACATGATTTCAGCCATTGAACAAGTAAAAGAAAGAATCGAATTGGCAAAAGAAAATTATTTGCCAAAAGATTTAAAAATCGATTTAACCAACGACCAATCTTCTCGTGTTGAACACCAAGTAGATGAATTATCGAACCACATTATCTTCGGAATTGTTTTGGTAATGATTGTGTTGATGTTTACTATGGGATTGCGTAACTCCTTATTCGTAGGCGCTGCGATTCCATTGTCAATGTTAATGGCGTTTACCATATTATCCGCTTTCGGAATGACCTTAAATACGATGGTATTGTTCGGATTGGTAATGGGATTAGGAATGTTGGTGGATGACGGAATTGTGGTAGTTGACAACGTGTTTGCCAATATGAAAAAAGGCATGCCGCGTGTGCAAGCCTCGAAAATCGGTATTGGTGAAATCGCTTGGCCGGTAATTTCTTCCACAGCAACAACCTTGATGGCGTTTTTACCTTTCGCTTTGTGGCCTGGAACAATGGGTAAATTTATGATTTATTTCCCATTAACGCTTTCGGTAACATTAGGTGCCTCGTTATTCGTAGCGATGATTGTCAATGCGGCGATGACCGGTGGTTCGATGGATATTGAAGACCGCAATGTAACCAACAAATCAGCTAAAACTTATTCGATTATTTTTGGAATTCTAGCCGTAATTTTTGTGATTCTTGGCAATGTATACGATTCTAAATTAGGAAGAGGAATTGGTCACTTAGCTTTGATTTCATTAGGATTAATGTGGTTATACAAATTGAAATTGTACCAATGGACACAAGATTTTCAGCATAACTTTTTCCCAAGAATGGAAGAAAAGTACAAACGCTTTTTGGCCAAAATCCTAACGGGAAGAAATGCTTGGATTGCGCTTGGAAGTATCATCGGAATGTTGTTTTTATCTTTCATCTTATTAGGTGTTTTCCCAAGAAAAGTACTCTTTTTCCCTGATAATATTCCGAATCAAGCGATTGTCTATATCGAATATCCGCAGGGAACCGATATTGAGAAAACCAATAAAGCAACCTTGTTTGTTGAAAAACAGGTTATCAATATTTTAAGTAAATATGTTGATGAAAAAAATCCAAACGAGAACTTCTTGGCAGAAAGTATCGTTTCACAAGTTGGTGTTGGTGCCGGAAATCCAAATGTAGATGCAGGTTCTGCTTCGGAAACGCCTTTTAAAGGAAAAGTTACCGTAAACTTCTCTGAGTTTAAATTCCGTCAAGGTATTAATACTTCCGACGTTTTAGAAGAAATTCGCGGCAAAGTAAAAGGCATAGCCGGAGCGATAGTTACTGTTGAAAAAGATGCCAATGGTCCGCCGGCCGGTTATCCAATCAGTGTGCAATTAACCGGTTCTGATTATGACGAAATGATTGCGCAAGCCGACAAAATGATTGCTTACATCAACAGCAAAAACATTCCGGGAATAGAAAAATTGAGCGTTGATGTCAACAAACAAAGTCCGGAACTAGAAGTAAGCGTAGATCGTGTAAACGCAGGAAGTGCCGGAGTTACTACAGGACAATTAGGATTTAATTTGCGTCGTTCTTTATATGGTCAGGAAATTTCAACTTATAAAGAAGGTGATGACGACTATAATATTGTAGTGAGATTGCAGGAAGACCAACGTAAGAATGAGAATATTTTGTTCAACCAATCGTTGACTTTCAGAAATCAAAACAATGGACAAATCGTTCAAGTGCCTATTTCGGCAGTATCTGAAACAGAGAAAACCTATACGTATAACCAAATCAAAAGAAAAGGTTACAAACGTATCATGACCATTTATTCTAACGTTTTGACCGGTTATAATGCTGATGAAATCACCAAGCAGATTGAAACTGAATTAAAAGGATACGAATTGCCAAAAGGAATCACTTATTCGTTCTCCGGAGTACAAGAAGAGCAAGGCAAAAACCAAAGTTTCTTGATGTACGCGTTGTTCTTAGCCATGGCGGGAATTACGATTATTATTGTGTTACAGTTTAACTCGGTTTCTAAAACCATTGTAATTTTATTCACCGTATTGCTTAGTTTCAGTGGTGTTTTCTATGGTTATGTTATTGCCAATATGGATTTCGTAATTCTGATGACGATGATGGGAATTATTTCCTTGGCGGGAATTGTGGTGAAGAACGGAATTGTATTAATGGACTTCTTCGTCTTATTGTTAGACAAAAAAGTAGCTGACAAAGCATTGGAAAGTCATGATGATTTATCGCTTGAGGAAATCAAAGAGATCATTATAGAAAGTGGGAAAAACCGTTTGCGTCCGGTATTATTAACGGCATTAACAGCCATTTTGGGATTAATTCCTTTGGCTATCGGATTGAACTTTGACTTTTTCGGATTGATTACCGATTTGAATCCGCACTTATATATGGGTGGAGATAATGTTATTTTCTGGGGACCATTGGCTTGGACGATTATCTTCGGATTGACTTATGCTACGGTATTGACTTTAATTATGGTTCCGGTAATGTTCTACTTAGTGAAACGAACTAAGTACTGGTTACGCGGAAGAAGAGAAAGAAGAAAAGCTATCGAAGCATAA
- a CDS encoding efflux RND transporter periplasmic adaptor subunit, with protein sequence MKKTIILSLLAVVLYACGNKENAESVDQLIKTKNVTALQAKKTALQGEIAKIEEALATLDVKKEEALVSVLTVKDTVFNHYLDIQGSVDTKENILVQPEFSGTLTSLTVIAGQKVSKGQILGRVDDGGISQQLASAENQYNLAKTTYERQKNLWDKKIGSEIQYLQAQTQMISAQKSVAQIKAQLSKTVIRAPFTGTIDEVFVEKGQVVAPSAQGLMRIVNLNNMFVSTTIPETYIGKLKVGTLVDVYLTSLNKTYKGKVRQIGNFINPSNRSFGIEVSVPNPDNLLRPNQVAKLKITDYVSKDAIVVPTNVIQEDGEGNKFIYTVEGSNGKTGTAKKVIVTVGKSSNNVTEILSGLAANDIIVTEGVNNISEGMKLNF encoded by the coding sequence ATGAAGAAGACAATTATACTTTCCCTTTTAGCCGTAGTACTTTACGCTTGCGGAAACAAAGAAAACGCTGAGTCGGTTGACCAACTGATTAAAACCAAAAACGTAACCGCATTGCAAGCCAAGAAAACTGCTTTGCAAGGAGAAATTGCTAAAATCGAAGAAGCATTGGCGACTTTAGATGTGAAAAAAGAAGAAGCTTTGGTTTCAGTATTGACTGTAAAGGACACTGTTTTTAATCATTATCTTGACATTCAAGGAAGTGTTGATACTAAAGAAAATATTTTAGTTCAACCGGAATTCAGTGGTACTTTAACATCTTTAACGGTTATCGCCGGACAAAAAGTTTCTAAAGGTCAAATCTTGGGTCGTGTTGACGATGGCGGAATCAGTCAACAATTGGCTAGTGCCGAAAACCAATACAATTTGGCCAAAACCACTTACGAAAGACAAAAAAATCTTTGGGACAAAAAAATCGGTTCCGAAATTCAATATTTACAAGCGCAAACACAAATGATTTCGGCTCAAAAAAGTGTAGCTCAAATCAAGGCACAATTGTCTAAAACCGTAATCCGTGCACCTTTTACCGGAACTATCGATGAAGTTTTTGTTGAAAAAGGACAAGTCGTGGCACCAAGCGCTCAAGGCTTAATGCGAATTGTTAACTTAAACAACATGTTTGTGTCGACAACCATTCCAGAAACGTATATCGGAAAATTAAAAGTAGGTACTTTGGTTGATGTTTATTTAACTTCTTTGAATAAAACTTACAAAGGAAAAGTACGTCAAATAGGTAATTTCATCAATCCAAGCAACAGAAGTTTTGGTATTGAAGTGAGTGTCCCAAATCCGGACAACTTATTACGTCCAAACCAAGTGGCCAAACTTAAAATCACGGATTACGTAAGCAAAGATGCGATCGTTGTTCCAACCAATGTAATTCAAGAAGATGGTGAAGGAAATAAATTCATTTACACTGTTGAAGGAAGCAATGGAAAAACAGGAACGGCTAAAAAAGTAATCGTAACCGTTGGAAAATCATCAAACAATGTTACCGAAATCCTAAGTGGTTTAGCTGCTAATGACATTATTGTAACCGAAGGCGTGAACAATATTTCTGAAGGAATGAAACTTAATTTCTAA
- a CDS encoding TolC family protein, producing the protein MKNNLLLTLLLFVSSLQAQEQNYSFSLQQAIDHAIQNNYSAINAGRDIDAAKQKKWETTAAGLPQINAGLDYQNNFELQKSVVPAEFFGGNPGEFATVAFGTKHNMTARANLSQLIFDGSYIVALQASKTYLKYYENAKQKTNTEIREMVINAYGNVLLAEESIAILEKNKATLSKTLTDTEETFKNGLIEEENVEQLQITLSSINSNLNNTQRLLDVAYKMLKFTLGIDINAELKLTDKLDNLTTTNLDLAFGQGDFAVTNNIDYQMATNFQEQRSLELKLQRSKALPTLSANVNFGYNAFNDQFAFFQKDQKWLNYSNLGVSLNVPIFSSLGRSAKTQQAKIALDQAKTQLSATEQRLKLEYEKAKSDYEFSIEEYATSKSNLNLSERIERKQQIKFTEGLSSSFDFSEAQRQLYTAQQNYLQSMVNIINKKATLEKIINKN; encoded by the coding sequence ATGAAAAACAACTTATTACTAACTTTACTCTTGTTTGTAAGCAGCTTACAAGCCCAAGAACAAAACTACTCATTTAGTCTGCAACAAGCCATTGACCATGCCATTCAAAACAACTATTCGGCTATCAATGCCGGCAGAGACATTGACGCAGCTAAGCAAAAGAAATGGGAAACGACAGCGGCAGGTTTACCGCAAATCAATGCAGGTTTAGACTATCAAAACAATTTCGAATTGCAAAAGTCTGTCGTTCCTGCTGAATTTTTTGGTGGAAATCCGGGCGAATTTGCCACAGTGGCTTTTGGAACTAAACACAATATGACGGCTCGCGCCAATTTGAGCCAGTTAATTTTTGATGGTTCTTATATTGTAGCGCTTCAGGCATCCAAAACGTATTTGAAATACTATGAAAATGCCAAACAAAAAACCAATACTGAAATCAGAGAAATGGTTATAAATGCCTATGGCAACGTATTATTGGCAGAGGAAAGTATCGCGATACTTGAAAAAAACAAAGCGACTTTGTCTAAAACCTTAACGGATACTGAAGAAACGTTTAAAAACGGATTGATTGAAGAAGAAAATGTAGAGCAATTGCAAATTACTTTGTCTTCGATTAACAGCAACTTGAACAATACTCAAAGATTATTGGATGTGGCTTATAAAATGTTGAAATTCACCTTAGGAATAGATATTAATGCCGAATTGAAACTGACGGATAAATTGGACAATCTGACTACAACCAATTTAGATTTGGCTTTTGGACAAGGCGATTTTGCTGTAACCAACAATATTGATTACCAAATGGCCACTAATTTTCAAGAACAAAGAAGTTTAGAATTAAAATTACAAAGAAGCAAAGCATTGCCTACGTTGTCTGCCAATGTAAACTTTGGATACAATGCTTTTAATGACCAGTTTGCCTTTTTTCAAAAAGACCAAAAATGGCTGAACTACTCAAATCTTGGCGTAAGTTTAAATGTGCCTATCTTTAGTAGTTTGGGAAGAAGTGCCAAAACGCAGCAAGCCAAAATTGCTTTGGACCAAGCCAAAACCCAACTTTCTGCTACAGAGCAACGATTGAAATTGGAATACGAAAAAGCCAAAAGTGACTACGAATTCAGCATTGAAGAATACGCTACTTCCAAAAGCAATTTGAATTTGTCTGAACGCATCGAAAGAAAACAACAAATCAAATTTACCGAAGGTTTGTCTTCCAGTTTTGACTTCAGTGAAGCACAAAGACAATTGTACACAGCACAACAAAACTACCTGCAATCCATGGTAAACATCATCAATAAAAAAGCAACTCTTGAAAAAATTATCAACAAAAACTAA
- a CDS encoding TetR/AcrR family transcriptional regulator has translation MKDKIIKKATDMFLKLGFKSVTMDDIACEMCISKKTIYKYFSNKEKLIEEGTEVVHQKIHTLMDNVVAQNHNAIAENFQIREMFKEMFQSFDQSPAYQLKKHYPEIYEKMMCNEIEDCSQMFRQNIEKGIKEGLYRKETDIEAAVKFYYTLIFSINENTMLEKEAYELEAKALEYHTRAIATAEGITELEKHLKSLI, from the coding sequence ATGAAAGATAAAATCATCAAAAAAGCTACAGATATGTTTTTGAAACTCGGTTTCAAAAGCGTCACCATGGATGATATTGCGTGTGAAATGTGCATTTCAAAAAAGACCATTTACAAATATTTCAGCAATAAAGAGAAACTAATTGAAGAAGGCACTGAAGTAGTACATCAAAAAATTCACACCCTAATGGATAATGTAGTTGCTCAGAACCACAATGCAATAGCCGAAAATTTTCAAATAAGGGAAATGTTCAAAGAGATGTTTCAATCGTTTGATCAATCTCCGGCTTATCAACTCAAAAAGCATTATCCGGAAATTTATGAAAAAATGATGTGTAACGAAATTGAAGATTGTAGCCAAATGTTTCGCCAAAACATCGAAAAAGGAATTAAAGAAGGTTTGTATCGTAAAGAAACTGATATTGAAGCAGCTGTTAAATTTTATTACACTCTTATTTTTTCCATCAACGAAAACACCATGTTGGAAAAAGAAGCCTATGAATTAGAAGCCAAAGCATTGGAATACCATACCCGAGCTATTGCTACTGCTGAAGGAATTACTGAACTTGAAAAACACTTAAAATCACTTATATAA